The region TCCTCGGCAATCGCGGTCGATTTGGTTGCGCGAAAGGTAGGGGGCGTTACGCGCAATCCATCATCGGTTAGCTCGGTGTGATAGGCTAATCGGGAGAGAATCTCTGCCATGCTCTGATAGGATAACTCAAGACCTAAACGGCGATGCACCCAAGATTGCTCGATAGTAATGCTTTGTGGCCTTGATTGCGCCTCTCTTGCCATTAAGATTGGGGATGAAATAACCGCTTGAGGCATCAACTCTTCGATCAACGCGCTCATACGGAGTAGCGTGAGCGTGATCGCGTGCGGATCGAGGGACTTTTCATAACGCGTAGAAGAGTCGGTACGAAGCCCCAAGCGTAGCGAACTCTTGCGCACTGTGCTCGCATCCCACACCGCAGCCTCCAAAAGAATCGCCTTAGTGCCACTCTCCACCATGCTCGCCTCTCCACCCATAATCCCCGCGATAATCTGCACCTCTTGTGCATCGGCAATCACCACGTCGCCAACCACAAGATCGCGCGTCTGACCATCTAACGTAACAAACGAACGAGGCTCCGCTAACTCCATCACCTCAAGGCGATTGCCGGCGAGTTTTGCGCGATCGTAAATGTGATTAGGGATACCCAGCTCCAGCATCACATAATTGGAGATATCGACAATAATATTGATCGATCGCAAGCCCAGTAAGTAGAGGCGATACTGCAACCACAACGGGCTTCCCTGCTCCACATCCACATGATCCATCAATAATCCTGCATACGACAAGGCACAATCGCTCTTAATCTCTAACGTAAAAGGAGAGGTTGCGACACTGGGTAAAGATTGCATCCGCGCCTCTTGCCAAGGTGTATCGTAGGGATTACTAAATGGGCGATCCATCACCGCGGCCACCTCGCGCGCCATGCCCAGCATGCCCCAGAGGTCATTACGATGGGTGATCGATTTATTGTCGATATGCAACAACGTATCGCTGTAGAGCCCCAAAACATCGACCAAAAGCTTCCCTAATGGTGCGTTAGCGTCGGTAAGATAGCTATCTAAAATCCATAAGCCTTGATGATCCTCACTCACCCCAAGCTCCTTAGCCGAGCAGAGCATGCCCGCACTAGCTACCCCTGCAATCTCCTTACTAGATAGGATCATCCCATCATCAAAGTGTGTGCCTACCGGCGCGTAAGCCACAAAGTTGCCCACATGCATATTCTGTGCGCCACAGACAACGCTAGAAGAAGATCCACCCAAATCGATGGTTACGATTTGCAAGCTCTTTGCGTTAGGATGAGGGCTCATGGCCGTTACCTTGGCGACTTGTACATGCGCTAATGCACGATTCCTCATCTCAATCTTCTCTACTTCACAACTTGCTCGGGTAAGCTTTTCAGCTAGCTCTTGGGCGCTAACCCCCGATAAATCGACCCACTCGTTTAGCCACTGCCACGAAATTACCATGCTCTTTTATCCTACTTTTACAATATTATGTTGCTTTCACACTTAGATCTTTATTCTATCCGATTTTTACGCCTTTGACAACAGATCCAAATTAACGCTCATCACAACTACAAGCGTAGGAGTAGACGATACTAATCAATTGATGGTCGGGTTCGGGGTTGATGTGAATTGCGTAGATGTCGCTGAAGAAAAAATAGCCAGAGGCTTCGTCATGGAGAATTTCGGCACCTTTGCCTGCCTCTAACGCGAAGATCGCCTCATAAAGTTCGGGCGTGGCACGCTGGTAGAGCCTCTCTGCGAGTGCCAAAATCTCTTCAAGGGCTACCCCTTCGGTCATAGCGATATCAAAGGAGACGGCAATCACCGCGTCATCCTCCGCAAGATAGAGATAATTGAGCGCGCCTGCGTATCCATGCCAAGAGCGATCGTACGTATAGATGGCGATAAAGTTGTTGCCATTATCGGCCTCTTGCATCCCCTCCGCACGCATGAGATCTTCCCAAGATGCACCAAAACCCACCGCAAAAGGATAATCAAACGGCGCTTCTTGGCTCACCCGCGAAACATCCTTCATCGGCGCGAGGGCGCTAGTAGCTCCTTGCTCGCCTGATTGCTTACACCCCACCAACCCCAATACCATCCACATACTCATCCATACTTTATGCACGCGCATCATCTCCTTACTCTATCGCTAATAAGCCTACTCTAGTTTCGTCTTTTTAGCGAAATTACTTGACAGCTTTCTCTTTTTTCTCTACAC is a window of Entomospira culicis DNA encoding:
- the pheT gene encoding phenylalanine--tRNA ligase subunit beta, with amino-acid sequence MVISWQWLNEWVDLSGVSAQELAEKLTRASCEVEKIEMRNRALAHVQVAKVTAMSPHPNAKSLQIVTIDLGGSSSSVVCGAQNMHVGNFVAYAPVGTHFDDGMILSSKEIAGVASAGMLCSAKELGVSEDHQGLWILDSYLTDANAPLGKLLVDVLGLYSDTLLHIDNKSITHRNDLWGMLGMAREVAAVMDRPFSNPYDTPWQEARMQSLPSVATSPFTLEIKSDCALSYAGLLMDHVDVEQGSPLWLQYRLYLLGLRSINIIVDISNYVMLELGIPNHIYDRAKLAGNRLEVMELAEPRSFVTLDGQTRDLVVGDVVIADAQEVQIIAGIMGGEASMVESGTKAILLEAAVWDASTVRKSSLRLGLRTDSSTRYEKSLDPHAITLTLLRMSALIEELMPQAVISSPILMAREAQSRPQSITIEQSWVHRRLGLELSYQSMAEILSRLAYHTELTDDGLRVTPPTFRATKSTAIAEDILEEILRVYGFDRIVPQPPHLPVAPNFLADFVQIERRIQDFMVLHAQAFEVMTHPLVGLELLERAHWPAHNEALKMLNSTNVEHDRMRPTLVASLLRALELNSKHSDAFRLFELGRVQEHDPVNFSKECKHLAILYYDYKASPFMQLLDHTQALGRYLNQEISIELEPKAMPLYPEDWFGLHPYERASLSVNGVVCGSVSAIHPLLLKEYKVRGHASLLLLEMSVLPSATERKEFPYKSLSRYPSSRFDSTWILKEEQKTSDLMAVLASVDIPYLQEYSMFDIYQPAESKERHVTMRAIFGSQEATLDAKQVKEAEERVMQAFSEAGYLLKQ